Proteins co-encoded in one Candidatus Thermoplasmatota archaeon genomic window:
- a CDS encoding NifB/NifX family molybdenum-iron cluster-binding protein translates to MKIGISSTGEDLNSNVDQRFGRCPYFLIVDMETMNFEAIPNEKAMASGGAGIQAAQMLARAGIKAVITGNAGPNAFRILKSAGIKVVTGVSGTVKEAVEKYKKGEFQGTDAPSVDSHFGMGQGAGSRSDL, encoded by the coding sequence ATGAAGATAGGAATATCATCGACAGGCGAGGATTTGAATTCCAATGTCGACCAAAGGTTTGGAAGATGTCCGTATTTCTTAATAGTTGACATGGAAACCATGAATTTTGAGGCTATTCCAAATGAGAAAGCGATGGCTTCAGGCGGCGCTGGGATACAGGCTGCCCAGATGCTTGCACGGGCTGGCATAAAGGCAGTAATAACTGGTAATGCTGGGCCAAATGCATTTCGGATACTAAAATCAGCCGGGATAAAAGTCGTCACGGGGGTAAGCGGGACTGTAAAAGAAGCAGTTGAGAAATACAAAAAAGGCGAGTTTCAAGGGACAGATGCTCCCAGTGTTGATAGCCATTTTGGAATGGGGCAGGGAGCCGGCAGTAGAAGTGATTTATGA
- a CDS encoding DUF5320 domain-containing protein codes for MPGGDRTGPWGFGPMTGRAAGYCAGYPVPGYANPSVPGFGFGRGRGRGFGRGRGFWWRGYYPYPTPYYGPAPYYGSEYPEPSREEEKAYLEDMVKGLEEELKGIKERLQELSKEEK; via the coding sequence ATGCCAGGTGGAGACAGAACAGGACCTTGGGGCTTTGGGCCTATGACAGGTAGAGCTGCAGGATACTGTGCAGGCTACCCAGTACCAGGATACGCAAATCCCAGCGTTCCAGGATTTGGCTTTGGAAGAGGTAGAGGTAGAGGTTTTGGACGAGGACGAGGATTTTGGTGGAGAGGATATTATCCATATCCAACACCATACTATGGGCCAGCACCATATTATGGGAGTGAGTATCCTGAACCCAGCAGGGAAGAGGAAAAAGCATACCTTGAAGACATGGTCAAAGGCTTGGAAGAAGAACTTAAGGGCATAAAAGAAAGGCTCCAGGAACTGTCTAAAGAGGAAAAGTAA
- a CDS encoding NifB/NifX family molybdenum-iron cluster-binding protein: MGDKGLDEQIGEHFGRVPTYTIIDLDTDEVKVVPNISHHMDGQVNPPEIMAKEGVNIMICRGLGRRAIMMFEEMDIEVYIGASGTVKDAVEAFKKEKLQKASEADACSQHVFRDQHHY, encoded by the coding sequence ATGGGAGATAAAGGATTGGATGAGCAGATTGGAGAACACTTCGGCAGGGTACCTACATACACGATTATTGACCTTGATACCGATGAAGTAAAAGTTGTTCCCAATATAAGTCATCATATGGATGGGCAGGTGAATCCCCCTGAGATAATGGCAAAGGAAGGAGTTAACATCATGATCTGTCGAGGGCTTGGAAGGCGCGCAATTATGATGTTTGAGGAGATGGATATTGAGGTTTACATCGGTGCATCTGGAACTGTAAAAGATGCAGTCGAGGCTTTCAAAAAAGAAAAACTTCAAAAAGCAAGTGAGGCAGATGCCTGTTCACAGCACGTATTTAGAGATCAGCATCACTACTAA
- a CDS encoding ARMT1-like domain-containing protein: MKTYLDCIPCFLKQSLEAACMATDDKTIHKSALREVMKHLGVVSFTSSPPEISREVHEIIRRVTGSKDPYKKVKDQSNKMAKKLYPHLKQLINEADDSLFMAIKLAIVGNVIDFGTANRFSVEDTIEKDFEDKACPRFKNVLKNTKTILYLADNTGEIFFDKLLLEELVKMEKEITYVVKANQIINDATVEDAKFAGIDKLATIIAGDEGQKLSAPGIVLSHASKEFMEHFRTADMVIAKGQGNYESLSDSGREIFFLLMVKCPLVARDIGNDVGKLILKVKE; this comes from the coding sequence ATGAAGACATATCTTGATTGCATACCGTGTTTTCTAAAACAGTCGTTGGAAGCCGCATGTATGGCAACCGATGATAAAACTATTCATAAGAGTGCCCTCAGAGAAGTTATGAAACATCTCGGGGTCGTTTCTTTTACAAGTTCCCCTCCAGAGATATCACGGGAGGTACATGAGATTATAAGGAGAGTCACGGGCTCGAAAGATCCTTATAAAAAAGTAAAGGATCAGTCAAATAAAATGGCAAAGAAACTGTATCCCCATCTTAAACAACTGATTAATGAAGCGGATGATTCATTATTCATGGCCATCAAGCTTGCAATTGTTGGAAATGTAATTGATTTTGGTACGGCCAACAGATTTAGTGTTGAGGATACGATCGAAAAGGATTTCGAAGATAAAGCATGTCCACGGTTTAAAAACGTCTTAAAAAATACAAAAACAATTCTCTATTTAGCCGACAATACTGGAGAAATCTTCTTTGATAAACTTCTACTCGAAGAACTTGTAAAGATGGAGAAGGAAATAACCTATGTGGTAAAAGCAAATCAAATCATTAATGATGCGACGGTTGAAGATGCAAAATTTGCGGGTATCGATAAACTTGCAACAATTATTGCAGGAGACGAAGGCCAAAAATTATCTGCGCCCGGAATTGTGCTTTCACATGCATCCAAAGAGTTCATGGAACATTTTAGGACAGCAGACATGGTTATTGCCAAGGGCCAGGGAAACTATGAATCATTGAGCGATAGCGGCCGTGAAATTTTTTTCCTCCTGATGGTAAAATGTCCTCTGGTTGCAAGAGACATCGGTAATGATGTAGGTAAGCTTATTTTGAAGGTGAAAGAATGA
- a CDS encoding ATP-binding protein: MIISVASGKGGTGKTTIATNLALSLEKAQLIDCDVEEPNANIFLNAKINEREDISVSIPEIDKTKCNFCGKCSDFCAYNALAVVPSDVLVFPELCHSCGGCELVCPLDAVGWHERIVGRIEHGVADGLDFYHGLLNIGEIQAIPVIKALKRKVDGDKNVILDAPPGTSCPVIETVGSSDYCILVTEPTPFGLHDLKLAVDVVRHLHIPFGVIINRDGVGDKKVELYCQNEKIPILMKIPHSEKIAHLYSKGIPFVNELPDWRSRFQNLFSRIQSEVKA, translated from the coding sequence ATGATTATTTCGGTTGCCAGTGGAAAAGGTGGAACAGGAAAAACAACAATTGCGACAAATCTTGCTTTAAGTCTTGAAAAGGCACAACTGATTGACTGCGATGTTGAAGAGCCAAATGCAAATATTTTTCTTAATGCAAAAATAAATGAGCGTGAAGATATTTCGGTAAGCATCCCAGAGATTGATAAGACTAAATGTAATTTTTGTGGCAAGTGCTCTGATTTCTGCGCGTATAATGCATTGGCTGTTGTTCCATCTGATGTACTTGTTTTTCCTGAGTTGTGCCATTCATGCGGTGGATGCGAGCTTGTTTGTCCACTGGATGCTGTTGGTTGGCATGAACGAATCGTTGGGAGGATCGAACATGGAGTGGCAGATGGTCTTGATTTTTATCATGGTTTGTTGAACATTGGAGAGATTCAGGCTATCCCTGTTATTAAAGCATTGAAACGGAAAGTTGACGGGGATAAGAATGTAATTCTTGATGCCCCTCCTGGTACTTCCTGCCCGGTTATTGAAACGGTTGGTAGTTCAGATTATTGTATATTGGTGACCGAGCCTACTCCTTTTGGTCTTCATGATCTTAAACTTGCTGTTGACGTGGTCCGGCATTTGCATATTCCATTTGGAGTCATTATCAATCGTGATGGAGTTGGAGATAAAAAAGTTGAACTATACTGTCAAAATGAGAAAATACCAATCCTGATGAAAATACCTCACAGTGAAAAAATTGCTCATCTTTATTCTAAAGGCATTCCATTTGTAAATGAATTACCTGATTGGAGGAGCAGGTTTCAAAATCTTTTTAGCAGAATACAATCAGAGGTGAAAGCATGA
- a CDS encoding metal-dependent transcriptional regulator, with product MLSKAEEEYIKTIYLLQQKRRTVRNSEIARALNLKPASVTEMLQRLHKKKLVTHKPYRGNVLTVMGRKIAELDACNIEHVITSESVKQLKQFVENNPDYSRWRQVLKKVQIDN from the coding sequence ATGTTATCAAAAGCAGAAGAAGAATATATCAAAACGATTTATCTGCTTCAACAGAAGCGTAGAACTGTTCGTAATAGTGAGATAGCAAGAGCACTAAACCTTAAACCTGCGAGTGTTACTGAAATGCTTCAGAGGTTACATAAAAAAAAACTTGTTACACATAAACCATATAGGGGAAATGTACTTACCGTTATGGGCAGAAAAATCGCTGAGCTTGATGCATGTAATATAGAACATGTTATTACGTCTGAGAGTGTTAAGCAGTTAAAGCAGTTCGTAGAGAATAACCCAGACTATTCAAGATGGAGACAAGTTTTAAAAAAGGTACAAATTGATAATTAG
- a CDS encoding Mrp/NBP35 family ATP-binding protein produces the protein MNENNAKRLAGDKSRVIDNMQKIKYKIVILSGKGGVGKSTVATNLAFSLSMHGFEVGLLDIDITGPNIPKMLGIEDKRLAGNETSILPFIVSPHLKVISMAFLLKDRDTPVIWRGPLKMKAIQQFLGDVVWGDLDYLIIDLPPGTGDEPLSIAQLIPDSVAVIVTTPQDVALLDSRKAVTFARALKTQVIGIIENMSGLTCPYCGKEINLFKVGGGENAAKEMNVHFLGKLPIDPNIVETGDSGEPFIVKYPDSSSAKAFAEIVKKIDNIANKGR, from the coding sequence TTGAATGAGAATAATGCCAAAAGATTAGCCGGTGATAAATCCAGGGTTATAGATAATATGCAAAAAATCAAATATAAGATTGTGATACTGAGTGGCAAGGGTGGTGTGGGAAAAAGTACTGTGGCTACAAATCTGGCTTTCTCTTTGTCTATGCATGGGTTTGAGGTAGGATTGCTTGATATCGATATTACTGGCCCTAATATCCCTAAGATGCTGGGAATTGAGGATAAACGCCTCGCAGGTAATGAAACCAGTATCTTGCCATTTATTGTTTCTCCGCATCTAAAAGTAATATCGATGGCATTTCTTTTAAAAGATAGAGATACACCTGTTATTTGGCGTGGGCCATTAAAAATGAAGGCCATACAGCAATTTCTGGGTGACGTAGTTTGGGGTGATTTAGATTATTTGATTATTGATTTGCCGCCAGGCACTGGAGATGAACCACTGAGCATTGCTCAGCTGATACCGGATAGTGTCGCCGTAATCGTTACTACACCTCAAGATGTTGCATTGCTGGATTCCAGAAAAGCAGTAACCTTTGCAAGGGCGCTAAAAACACAGGTAATCGGAATTATTGAGAACATGAGCGGCTTGACATGCCCGTATTGCGGTAAGGAAATTAACCTGTTTAAGGTCGGGGGAGGAGAAAATGCTGCAAAAGAGATGAATGTGCATTTTTTAGGAAAACTTCCTATAGACCCAAATATTGTTGAAACAGGTGATTCTGGAGAACCATTTATAGTCAAATACCCAGACTCAAGTTCTGCTAAAGCATTTGCAGAAATTGTAAAAAAAATTGATAATATTGCAAATAAAGGAAGGTGA